TATCTGTGCGTTGGTTGGTTTGGAAGGATTCGATATTGGTGATACCGTTGCCGATCTTGAAAACCCTGAAGCGTTAAAAACCATCGCCATCGATGAGCCTACCATGAGTATGTTGTTTACCATCAACGATTCTCCATTCTTCGGGAAGGATGGGAAGTTTGTTACTTCTCGCCATATTAGAGAGCGATTGGAGCGTGAGTTGGAAAAGAACCTTGCCTTGCGTATGGAATCTACAGACAGTGCCGATAAATTTATGGTTTTTGGCCGTGGCGTACTGCATTTGTCAGTATTGATTGAAACCATGCGTCGTGAAGGATACGAATTGCAAATTGGTCAGCCGCAGGTAATTATAAAAGTTATTGACGGGGTTAAATGTGAGCCGGTTGAAGAAATGACCATCGATTTGCCGGAAACCGTAAGTGGAAGAGCCATCGATATGGTGACGTTGCGAAAAGGGGAGATGTTGAGTATGGAAGCCAAAGGTGACCGTATGATTTGTAAATTCAATATTCCGTCTCGTGGAATTATTGGATTGCGAAATCAATTGCTTACCGCAACTGCCGGGGAAGCTATAATGACGCATCGTTTCTTAGAATATCAACCGCTAAAGGGTGGAATTCCGGAACGTCAAAACGGAAGTTTGGTATCTATGGAAAACGGAGCGGCCATTCCTTATTCTATCGATAAATTACAGGATCGCGGACGTTTCTTCGTGAATCCTAACGAGGCTATTTACGAAGGACAGGTTATTGGTGAAAATACACGTCAGGATGATATGACCGTAAACATTACCAAAACCAAGAAATTGTCGAACGTACGTTCTTCGGGAGCAGATGATAAGGCACGAATTATTCCTGCGATCAAGTTTTCGTTGGAAGAGGCTCTGGAATACATTCAGAAGGACGAGTATGTTGAGGTAACACCCAACCATTTACGTCTGCGTAAAGTATACCTAAAAGAAGTAGACAGAAAGCGGAATAAACTGTAAATATTCTTGGTGATTGTTCCAATAAACTCTTGGTTTTTTAGTTTATTTGTAACTGTTTTGTAATGAAATCATCAATTTAATAAAAGATAGGTATGAATTATTTTTTGTATTTCGACCCGGGATTAGGAGCTATGATTGTGCAGGCCATTGTTGCAGTGGCAGCAGGGGTAATTTTATTTTCAAAAAATGCGATGTATAAGGTGAAAGCTTTTTTCGGCTTGCTGAAAAAGGAAGATGATACTTACGATTCAATAGATATTGATGAGCAAGATACCGACATCCATGACGAGAAAAAATAATTCGACACACCAAGCTTCATTTAGAGACCCTTCGGGCTATATGTTTCACGATGGAGATACCCTGAGAAGGGTGATAAATCCCATCTATTTTCCGCAGTATAACAAACTGAAAGAAAGCGGTTTTTTCAAGGCATTAATCGCTAATGAGTTGCTTATTTCTCATGAAGAAACCTCAGTTGCCGAAGATAAAATTGTAATCACTCCCGAAAAAATTCCGTTTATCACCAATCCGTATGAGTGGAGTTTCGACCAGTTCAAACACGCAGCCTTACACACCTTAAAAATTCAAAAATTCGCCTTGTCTAAAGGTTTTATTCTGAAGGATGCTTCGGCATATAACGTGACGTTTCACAAAGGGAAACCTATTTTTATCGACACCCTTTCTTTCGATTTTTATGAAGAAGGAACACCATGGAGAGCTTACAAACAGTTTATTACACACTTTTTTGGACCGTTGGTCCTGGCAAAATACCATGGCACCGAAGTTTTTAAAATGCTACAGACCCACATTGACGGGATTCCTGTAAAGTTGATTGCTTCCATGCTGCCGGGGAAATCGAAACTAAGTTCTACATTGTACACCAATATTCACCTGTTGGCGAAGATGGAAAGTAAGCACAGCGAAGATTATAAAGCCGAAACCAAGGTTGCAAAACTTTCAAAAAAGGCCCAAAGTAATATTCTTGAAAATCTGTTCGATTTTATCAAGAAACTGGAAATCAAGGAAGCCTCCGAATGGGGTGATTATTACACAAAAACCAATTACGAAAATGCGGCTTTTGAAGCCAAAAAGGAGCTTATAAAGAGCTGGGTACAACCGCTTGAGCCAAAGACGTTAATAGATGTTGGCGGGAATGACGGAACCTTCGCAAGAACGGTATTGGACAAAGTATCTCACGTAATTGTGACCGATATAGACAGCAATGCGGTAGATTTCAACTACAAACAAATTCAGCAGAACAAGGAGACCAATATGTTGCCGTTTGTGTGCGATGTCTTACAACCCGCACCGGGAATTGGCTTTAACAATACGGAGCGTAATTCGCTTATTGAACGCCTCCAGGAATATGCACCCGATGTGACCATGGCCTTGGCGTTGATACACCACATCACTCTATCGGGGAACATTCCCTTTGAGAAGTCGGCCGAGTTCTTTGCAAAATTTTCGAAGCATTTAATTATTGAATTTCCAACTAGGGAAGATTCCTGGGCGGAATCGTTGTTGGTGCGTAAACGCGAGTTTATAAATCATTTCGATTTTTATAATGAAACTCAATTTGAGGCAGGATATAAAAAGCACTTCCAGCTTGTGAAAAAAGAGGCCGTGGCCGGAACAAAACGCATCCTCTATTTGTTTAAAGCTATGTAAAATGGTCGTATCCAAATGGCGCCATTCTTTTACAAACTTTCTGAATAATACAAGACCGTACCCTATTTTAGCAGCCGTTGGCGCAGGCTTGTATCCGTATCTTTTTTACTTTTCAAATAACTTTGAGCTGGTCAATTCCTGGTCGCATGTAGGTTATTTTACACTTATATTTTTACTCGTACCGGCT
This genomic stretch from Ulvibacter sp. MAR_2010_11 harbors:
- a CDS encoding nodulation protein NoeA, which codes for MTRKNNSTHQASFRDPSGYMFHDGDTLRRVINPIYFPQYNKLKESGFFKALIANELLISHEETSVAEDKIVITPEKIPFITNPYEWSFDQFKHAALHTLKIQKFALSKGFILKDASAYNVTFHKGKPIFIDTLSFDFYEEGTPWRAYKQFITHFFGPLVLAKYHGTEVFKMLQTHIDGIPVKLIASMLPGKSKLSSTLYTNIHLLAKMESKHSEDYKAETKVAKLSKKAQSNILENLFDFIKKLEIKEASEWGDYYTKTNYENAAFEAKKELIKSWVQPLEPKTLIDVGGNDGTFARTVLDKVSHVIVTDIDSNAVDFNYKQIQQNKETNMLPFVCDVLQPAPGIGFNNTERNSLIERLQEYAPDVTMALALIHHITLSGNIPFEKSAEFFAKFSKHLIIEFPTREDSWAESLLVRKREFINHFDFYNETQFEAGYKKHFQLVKKEAVAGTKRILYLFKAM
- the typA gene encoding translational GTPase TypA, yielding MNIKNIAIIAHVDHGKTTLVDKIMHHCSLFRENEHTGDLILDNNDLERERGITITSKNVSVVYKNTKINIIDTPGHADFGGEVERVLNMADGVLLLVDAFEGPMPQTRFVLQKAIDLGLKPCVVINKVDKENCTPDEVHEAVFDLMYELGAEEWQLDFPTVYGSAKHNWMSDDWKDETDTIEPLLDMVLEHVPSPKVSEGTVQMLITSLDYSSFTGRIAIGRLQRGVLKENMQIMLVKRDGSKVKSKIKELHTFEGLGRLKVTEVRAGDICALVGLEGFDIGDTVADLENPEALKTIAIDEPTMSMLFTINDSPFFGKDGKFVTSRHIRERLERELEKNLALRMESTDSADKFMVFGRGVLHLSVLIETMRREGYELQIGQPQVIIKVIDGVKCEPVEEMTIDLPETVSGRAIDMVTLRKGEMLSMEAKGDRMICKFNIPSRGIIGLRNQLLTATAGEAIMTHRFLEYQPLKGGIPERQNGSLVSMENGAAIPYSIDKLQDRGRFFVNPNEAIYEGQVIGENTRQDDMTVNITKTKKLSNVRSSGADDKARIIPAIKFSLEEALEYIQKDEYVEVTPNHLRLRKVYLKEVDRKRNKL